In Marasmius oreades isolate 03SP1 chromosome 1, whole genome shotgun sequence, one DNA window encodes the following:
- the NOP7 gene encoding mRNA-binding ribosome synthesis protein nop7 (BUSCO:EOG09261L4M): MGRLRQKGKAGAAKAYVTRTVAIKKLQCSLADFRRLCILKGIFPREPRSRKKANKGSSAPTSFYYAKDIAYLAHEPVLRKLREHKAFAKKLSRAIGRGEWSDAKSLEENKPVYKLDHIIKERYPTFIDAVRDIDDALCMIFLFASLPSNSRVPPSLVENCTRLAAEWQLYVMHTRSLRKAFLSIKGVYYQAEIMDQHVTWLVPYQFTQNIPADVDVRVMLTFLELYQTLLGFILFKLYTDRGLVYPPPLDAKKDEGAAGIGAFVIQDTTQTSTRPIVKNKIVEVDGRLVTGKDVHHTIKSLAANTNTSTDASADVDRTGPETTQKHEEEEFIAQPSKTQQVASLPTLHSLEALPSSSNTSLFSPYAFFLSRETSRPIVEFLIRSFGGRIGWPASSGSGSPFDESDDSITHVIIDRPLFERPDETPEERERRSHRKYIQPQWVVDCINAGKILLEAPYAQGVTELPPHLSPFGEFDGAYDPLSTANGNGAIDEAVGSESDMNEDEEEVEDQDTEASGALNAISVVTDDPASLRAAELVAEASGMDSTSFERKVAKSRRKSKKHDDAEEREKNMNKMMMSNKKRKLYEKMKYSQSKRADERATLEEKKREIQKQKRMAGKS; the protein is encoded by the exons ATGGGAAGATTGCGTCAAAAAGGCAAAGCAGGAGCAGCAAAAGCGTATGTTACTCGAACTGTAGCTATAAAAAAGCTTCAATGTTCACTGGCAGACTTTCGTCGACTATGTATCCTAAAAG GAATCTTTCCCCGTGAGCCTCGTAGCCGCAAAAAAGCCAATAAAGGATCGTCTGCCCCTACCTCATTTTATTATGCAAAGGATATCGCCTACCTTGCACACGAACCTGTTCTCAGAAAGTTACGAGAACACAAGGCATTCGCGAAAAAACTTTCTCGAGCCATCGGAAGGGGTGAATGGAGCGATGCAAAGAGTTTGGAAGAAAATAAACCCGTGTATAAATTGGATCATATAATAAAAGAACG GTACCCCACCTTCATCGACGCCGTCCGAGATATCGACGATGCACTATGCATGATATTCCTTTTCGCCTCCCTTCCCTCGAACTCCCGCGTGCCCCCTTCATTAGTCGAAAATTGTACTCGTCTTGCGGCCGAATGGCAACTATACGTTATGCATACCCGTTCACTTCGAAAAGCCTTTTTATCGATCAAAGGGGTTTATTACCAGGCAGAGATAATGGACCAACACGTTACATGGCTTGTGCCATACCAATTCACTCAAAAT ATACCTGCAGACGTCGATGTTCGTGTCATGCTCACCTTCCTGGAGCTCTACCAAACCCTACTTGgattcattctcttcaagcTCTATACCGACAGAGGTCTGGTCTACCCACCCCCACTGGATGCAAAGAAGGACGAAGGAGCTGCGGGCATCGGAGCATTTGTGATTCAGGACACCACCCAAACATCTACTAGGCCCATAGTGAAAAACAAAATTGTTGAGGTCGATGGTCGCCTAGTAACGGGCAAGGATGTACACCACACCATCAAGAGTCTCGCTGCAAACACTAATACTTCGACGGACGCGAGCGCGGATGTGGACAGGACCGGACCCGAGACAACTCAAAAacatgaagaagaggaatttATTGCGCAGCCTTCAAAGACTCAACAAGTCGCTTCGCTTCCAACATTACATTCATTGGAGGCCTTACCATCATCCTCGAATACTTCCCTTTTTTCTCCTTACGCGTTTTTCCTTTCGCGAGAAACATCACGACCCATAGTCGAATTCCTCATTCGATCCTTTGGTGGTCGAATCGGATGGCCTGCCTCGTCGGGTTCTGGTTCTCCCTTCGACGAGTCTGACGATTCAATCACTCACGTTATAATCGACAGGCCTCTGTTTGAGCGCCCGGATGAGACACCGGAGGAGCGAGAACGCAGGAGTCACCGCAAATATATCCAACCGCAATGGGTAGTTGATTGCATCAATGCTGGGAAGATCTTGTTGGAAGCTCCTTATGCTCAGGGAGTCACCGAGCTTCCCCCTCATCTCAGCCCATTCGGTGAATTTGACGGTGCCTATGATCCCCTGTCTACGGCAAATGGTAACGGTGCGATTGACGAAGCGGTCGGATCAGAAAGTGACatgaatgaagatgaagaggaagtagaGGATCAAGACACAGAAGCCAGTGGCGCACTGAATGCGATCTCGGTGGTCACGGACGATCCTGCGTCACTCAGGGCCGCAGAGCTTGTTGCTGAGGCATCGGGCATGGATTCCACTTCGTTCGAGAGGAAAGTCGCCAAATCTCGACGCAAGTCGAAGAAGCATGACGATGCTGAAGAAAGGGAGAAGAACATGAACAAAATGATGATGAGCAACAAGAAACGCAAACTCTACGAGAAGATGAAATATAGCCAAAGCAAACGTGCTGACGAG CGTGCCACACTCGAAGAGAAAAAGCGTGAGATTCAAAAACAGAAAAGGATGGCGGGTAAGTCATAG
- the SMD2 gene encoding mRNA splicing protein (BUSCO:EOG09265IT6) yields the protein MSQYVHVPKSELDEAQLRQLEEHEISQGPLSVLQQAVRNHAQVLISLRNDKKLLARVKAFDRHSNMVLENVKEMWTEIPKGKNKKPVNKDRFISKMFLRGDSVILILRNQA from the exons ATGAG TCAATACGTCCATGTACCAAAATCCGAGCTAGACGAGGCTCAGCTTCGACAATTGGAAGAACACGAAATCTCGCAAGGCCCATTGTCAGTTCTTCAACAAGCGGTCCGCAACCACGCTCAAGTCCTCATTTCCCTGCGAAATGACAAGAAACTCCTTGCCAGGGTGAAGGCTTTCGACAGGCATAGTAATATG GTACTTGAAAATGTGAAAGAG ATGTGGACAGAAATACCAAAGGGAAAGAACAAGAAGCCAGTAAATAAGGACCggttcatcagcaaaatgttTTTACG CGGTGACTCGGTCATCCTCA tCTTGCGAAATCAAGCATGA